Proteins co-encoded in one Polluticoccus soli genomic window:
- a CDS encoding PAS domain-containing sensor histidine kinase: MKTNINGLSAEAIGASSLYNILMQAPVVFSVTKGENHVLYLVNDAAYKLWGKGPDMIGKPLLEALPELNDQEIKELFDHVYNTGETYSSKAVPITSFATGKAERFYFDIVYQPYYEVGNDTPAGVVSISYDVTFMVQSQQNVEESEERFRTMANSIPQLAWMTDAQGWIYWYNDRWYDYTGTSPEEMVGWGWKKVHHPDMVDRVVERFAEAIETGQPWEDTFPLRSKNGDYRWFLSRSIPVRKKDGSLLGWFGTNTDITEEREIKEALQQSEANLRNLVLHAPVAMAIGSAPDFVVEVANTRMLEIWEKQADEIIGRPVFEVLPEAGEQGLRQVIQRVYATGEPFTANEMPVSLPRNNKLETVFLNFIYEPIKNADGTVSKIVAVATDVTELVLARKKVEESHKEAQFVMDTVPQIIWLALPDGYHYYYNKQWTNYTGLSFTDTQGEGWNDVFHPDDQERAWEKWSHSLETGEPYEIEYRLRRYDGEYPSFLGRAVPIRDEAGIIVKWFGTGTEIDDQKTFERTLEQRVKESTKELRQSNSELQQFIHMASHDLKEPVRKITVFISQLQAHLKEQLDEKSKFYLGRVQSATTRMFSIIHGVLNYSVVAAKEEAYELVNLNKVVKDVKDDLELRIQDKAATINHTNLPELKGAQVMLHQVFYNLISNSLKFSRADAAPVINISSEIVSRDNKVCARILVKDNGIGFEQKYAEKIFGSFTRLHTKDEYEGAGLGLSLCKTIIERHEGSIKATSAEGEGTEFEIMLPMKS; the protein is encoded by the coding sequence ATGAAAACTAATATCAACGGCTTATCTGCAGAGGCAATTGGGGCGAGCAGCTTGTATAACATCCTTATGCAAGCCCCTGTTGTGTTTAGCGTTACAAAGGGAGAAAACCATGTTTTGTACCTGGTTAACGATGCGGCATATAAACTTTGGGGCAAGGGGCCGGACATGATAGGGAAACCACTGCTCGAAGCACTTCCCGAACTGAACGATCAGGAAATCAAGGAATTGTTCGATCACGTATACAATACAGGGGAAACCTATTCCAGCAAAGCTGTGCCTATAACCTCTTTCGCCACCGGGAAAGCTGAGCGGTTCTACTTCGACATTGTCTATCAGCCCTATTATGAAGTAGGAAACGACACACCGGCAGGCGTCGTAAGTATTTCCTACGATGTAACATTCATGGTACAATCGCAACAGAACGTAGAAGAAAGCGAGGAGCGTTTCCGCACAATGGCCAATTCCATTCCACAGCTGGCCTGGATGACCGACGCACAAGGATGGATATATTGGTATAACGACCGCTGGTACGATTACACCGGAACATCGCCCGAAGAGATGGTGGGCTGGGGATGGAAGAAAGTACACCATCCCGATATGGTAGACCGCGTGGTTGAGCGTTTCGCCGAGGCTATCGAAACTGGCCAGCCATGGGAAGACACCTTTCCTTTGCGCAGTAAGAATGGCGACTACCGCTGGTTTCTCTCCCGCTCCATCCCGGTGCGAAAAAAAGACGGATCGTTGCTTGGTTGGTTTGGCACGAACACTGATATAACAGAGGAGCGGGAAATAAAAGAAGCTTTACAGCAGAGCGAAGCCAATCTGCGCAACCTGGTATTACACGCGCCGGTAGCTATGGCTATCGGAAGCGCCCCGGATTTCGTAGTAGAAGTAGCCAATACCCGCATGCTGGAGATCTGGGAAAAGCAAGCTGACGAAATAATAGGGCGTCCGGTTTTTGAGGTATTGCCGGAGGCAGGCGAACAAGGGCTGCGACAGGTAATACAAAGGGTCTATGCCACAGGAGAGCCATTTACTGCCAACGAGATGCCCGTTTCATTACCGCGAAACAATAAGCTGGAAACAGTGTTTCTGAACTTTATTTACGAGCCGATCAAAAACGCCGATGGAACAGTCAGCAAGATAGTCGCTGTAGCGACCGACGTGACAGAACTGGTATTAGCCCGCAAAAAGGTTGAAGAAAGCCACAAAGAAGCTCAATTCGTGATGGATACTGTACCACAGATCATTTGGCTGGCGCTGCCTGATGGCTATCACTACTATTACAATAAGCAATGGACCAACTACACCGGCCTCAGTTTTACTGACACCCAGGGTGAAGGATGGAACGATGTCTTCCATCCTGATGACCAGGAACGAGCCTGGGAAAAATGGTCGCATAGCCTGGAAACCGGTGAACCTTACGAGATCGAATACCGGCTACGGCGATATGACGGAGAATACCCCTCGTTCCTGGGGCGCGCAGTACCAATAAGGGACGAAGCAGGGATTATTGTCAAATGGTTTGGAACGGGTACGGAAATAGATGATCAGAAAACATTTGAACGAACTCTGGAACAACGGGTAAAAGAAAGCACCAAAGAATTGCGGCAAAGCAATAGCGAGCTTCAGCAATTCATTCATATGGCCTCTCACGATCTTAAAGAACCTGTGCGTAAGATCACTGTGTTCATCAGTCAGCTGCAGGCACACCTTAAGGAGCAGCTTGACGAAAAAAGCAAGTTCTATCTTGGCCGGGTGCAATCAGCAACTACCCGCATGTTCTCTATTATCCACGGTGTACTCAACTATTCAGTTGTTGCGGCAAAAGAAGAGGCATATGAATTAGTGAACTTGAATAAGGTGGTGAAAGATGTCAAAGACGATCTTGAATTAAGGATCCAGGACAAAGCGGCAACTATCAACCACACAAATTTACCGGAACTGAAAGGAGCACAGGTAATGCTGCACCAGGTCTTCTACAACCTCATCAGTAATTCATTAAAGTTCTCAAGAGCCGATGCTGCCCCCGTCATCAACATATCATCAGAGATCGTATCCCGCGATAACAAAGTTTGTGCACGCATACTGGTAAAAGACAACGGCATTGGTTTTGAGCAAAAATATGCCGAGAAGATATTTGGAAGCTTTACCCGCCTGCACACAAAAGATGAATACGAAGGAGCTGGCCTTGGACTATCGCTCTGTAAAACGATCATTGAGCGACACGAAGGATCGATCAAAGCTACAAGCGCCGAGGGTGAAGGAACTGAGTTTGAGATCATGCTGCCGATGAAAAGTTAA
- a CDS encoding GEVED domain-containing protein yields the protein MKKITLFALLLLSTQAYRSQAQCSTSSTPGSYCGSGDAIDAFSLAGVPTTGNSGCSNSSGYIFFNAPVRTLTIGQTYPWTATVGGSSWTEGFAIWIDLNNNGQFESTEQLASTPAAYSHSGTITIPSTATPGTNIKMRTRCQYATQMLATDACTTLSWGETEDYNVTLASACPLPTVSAQPQNRTTCEGQNVQFSVTATSAASYQWQVNPGTGWSNVAGANYSGATANTLAITNVTIAFNTRQYRCIVTGNCSNPVTSAVATLTVNAGPSITSQTLADTICHNAITSLNVNTAGTISAYQWEMAIATVGIFSPVPNQYPFSGANTKTLTIVPVPDTLNDYIFRCAVIGGQCPNLNSAPIPMNVIESPVFIEDPQDQHIQPTADALFTAKGTQGMAIVYYWQASADGINYSNIYDNALYAKTKTPELLVKAAPLSMANWHFRCIIKSADPQCGLYYDTSKSAQLKMVILPSGVNELASEQSEIVVYPNPATGGELFISTTAKIEGALRATVIDKLGRVLYSSDINLSNSNKAATIDVSHLTPGVYNLQLTNAEGTLNSTTTFTKQ from the coding sequence ATGAAAAAAATTACACTATTTGCTCTCTTACTTTTATCCACTCAGGCTTACAGATCCCAGGCCCAGTGTTCAACGTCTTCTACCCCGGGTTCCTATTGTGGTTCTGGCGATGCCATCGACGCATTCTCGCTTGCGGGTGTTCCAACAACCGGCAATAGCGGCTGCAGCAACTCATCGGGATATATATTTTTCAATGCGCCCGTGAGGACCCTGACCATAGGTCAAACTTATCCATGGACTGCTACTGTGGGTGGCAGCTCGTGGACAGAAGGCTTTGCGATATGGATCGATCTAAACAACAACGGTCAATTCGAATCAACGGAGCAGCTTGCATCAACCCCCGCGGCCTATAGCCACAGCGGGACAATAACGATACCAAGCACAGCTACACCGGGTACCAATATCAAAATGAGAACCCGTTGCCAGTATGCAACTCAAATGTTAGCCACTGATGCTTGTACAACTTTAAGCTGGGGTGAAACCGAAGATTACAACGTGACGCTGGCCTCTGCCTGCCCGCTGCCTACTGTGTCCGCGCAGCCTCAAAACCGCACTACCTGCGAAGGTCAGAACGTGCAGTTTAGCGTGACTGCGACCAGCGCTGCAAGCTACCAGTGGCAGGTAAATCCCGGTACTGGCTGGTCAAATGTAGCTGGCGCCAACTATTCAGGCGCAACTGCCAATACACTTGCCATCACCAACGTAACAATTGCTTTCAACACACGCCAATACCGTTGTATCGTTACGGGCAACTGTAGCAACCCTGTAACTTCAGCAGTTGCTACACTCACCGTTAATGCCGGTCCGTCGATCACATCGCAAACACTGGCAGACACTATTTGCCACAATGCGATAACATCGCTGAACGTTAACACCGCAGGTACAATAAGCGCTTACCAGTGGGAAATGGCTATAGCTACAGTTGGCATATTCAGCCCTGTACCTAACCAATACCCATTCTCTGGCGCTAATACAAAAACACTGACCATCGTACCGGTTCCCGATACGCTTAATGATTACATCTTCAGGTGTGCTGTTATCGGCGGCCAATGCCCTAATCTGAACTCTGCTCCGATACCAATGAATGTGATCGAGTCTCCTGTATTTATTGAAGACCCGCAGGATCAGCATATCCAGCCAACTGCCGATGCGCTGTTTACAGCTAAAGGCACACAAGGCATGGCAATAGTTTACTACTGGCAGGCAAGCGCCGATGGTATCAACTACTCAAACATTTACGACAACGCGTTGTATGCTAAAACCAAGACTCCGGAACTGCTGGTAAAAGCAGCGCCACTGTCTATGGCCAACTGGCATTTCCGTTGTATCATTAAATCTGCCGATCCACAATGCGGCCTTTATTACGACACAAGTAAGTCGGCTCAGCTGAAAATGGTCATCCTGCCATCTGGTGTAAATGAACTGGCAAGCGAGCAAAGTGAGATCGTGGTTTATCCTAACCCAGCTACAGGTGGTGAATTGTTCATCAGCACAACGGCTAAAATAGAAGGTGCTTTGAGAGCAACTGTGATAGACAAACTGGGTCGCGTACTCTATTCTTCAGACATCAACCTGTCTAACAGCAATAAAGCGGCAACCATAGATGTAAGCCATCTTACTCCAGGTGTTTACAACCTTCAGCTCACCAATGCAGAGGGCACGTTAAACAGCACTACTACCTTTACGAAACAGTAA